Part of the Drosophila santomea strain STO CAGO 1482 chromosome 2L, Prin_Dsan_1.1, whole genome shotgun sequence genome is shown below.
CGGCGACACTGGCAACTGGATTACCAACCTAACAAAGCACACGGACAGTGTGTGGTCGGTGTCCTTGAGCCACGACGCCAAGATCCTGGCCAGTGGCGGGGCGGATTGCAAAGTCCGCGTCTGGGATGCCCTGCTGGGGAAACAGCTGAAGAAGCTTACGCATAACAAGACAGTGGCTTGTGTGGACTTGAATCCGAAGGCCACTCGCCTGTTGACCGGCTGCATCGATGAGGAATCCTCACTCGCCCTCTTCGACATAGAACAATCGGACAAAGCTCCCGTCATGGAGTTCCATGGCCATCATCGCGGTGTGAGGGATGTGACCTTCTGCTTGGAGGAACGCTGCGTCCTCTCCGCTTCCTATGATCGCACGGTGAGGATGTGGGACTGCCTGAGCGGCAAGAGAACTAACTCCATTTTCCTGCCGCACCACGTCAAGTCGATGGAGCTGCACCACAGCGGCGACATAGTGACCATTGCCTATGCCGGCGGCGTGATCTTCCTGGACCCCAAGAGCTTCGAAGTGCTCAAGCATCGCAAGTTGCCCTACAAGGTGACTGCGGCCTCGCTGAGTCCCAACAAGGAGATCTACGTGTGCGGCAACAACAAGGGCTACTCCCACAAGTACGACTACGCCACGGATGTTAACACGCAGGTCTACGTATCTGAGGAACCATCCGCGGTGCTAGCTCTGAGGTTCAGTCCGGATGGCGAAGTGTGTGCCATTGGCTCCGCAGATGGCAGTATCATTCTCTGGCGAATGAGCCGCAAAAGCGCATCCGTAGTGCGCGACCAagatgatgacgacgatggGGAGGAGAATGAATCCATCAGTTGAATACCGAATACCACACCCTATGCACAACTGTACACCGTTTTGATTTGAGTTCTCATCTgggttaatttattttttgtagttcTGTTGCATCGTTCCCCATCATCAAAATCCGAGAAGGGTCACTGCTTTTTTTCCCTACTAATAAATTCGTCTTGTGATTGAAAACCCCCAAATGACCGAGCGGTCTACCTGCCTTTTATGGCTATCTGACTATCGGACGCCCTTTTCCAACCTGTTTTGTGGATGATTTTCGAAAGGATTTCGGTTTTCTGTATTTTCCTTCGTTGAACGATCC
Proteins encoded:
- the LOC120458803 gene encoding serine-threonine kinase receptor-associated protein produces the protein MGHEIGVLCLGHSGSVVELAFNRDYDNGYFLASAGLDGVATLRHGDTGNWITNLTKHTDSVWSVSLSHDAKILASGGADCKVRVWDALLGKQLKKLTHNKTVACVDLNPKATRLLTGCIDEESSLALFDIEQSDKAPVMEFHGHHRGVRDVTFCLEERCVLSASYDRTVRMWDCLSGKRTNSIFLPHHVKSMELHHSGDIVTIAYAGGVIFLDPKSFEVLKHRKLPYKVTAASLSPNKEIYVCGNNKGYSHKYDYATDVNTQVYVSEEPSAVLALRFSPDGEVCAIGSADGSIILWRMSRKSASVVRDQDDDDDGEENESIS